DNA from Parageobacillus thermoglucosidasius:
AAGTTGGCGCGACAGCGCAAGTCAGCAAACCGCAAATTGGCGAGCTCGTCAACATGATTGATGCGCATATCTTATAATCGGATTGATGAAATCATACATATAAAAGCGGCTCAGGCGCGGGCGCCCAAAAAAGCCGGACAAAACGGCTCGATGCGTCTGCTTCCTTTCATAATAAAAAGCGGTTCCATAAAAGAACCGCTTTTTTAATAATAGCTTTCTCCAAGCCGCTTAAACACAGGTTTTTGATACGGATTTCTTCGCTTTGGCGGCGTTTCTTTGATGCCTGTATATGCTTGTAATAGCGTTTTCGCCTGAGACAGCGGCATTCTTGCGACAGGATTGCGGTAAGAGTCATTAAGCGCTCCAAGGTGTGGCAGATGTGCGAAGTCTTCTTTTGTTGGAGGAATATGAAAATAGTAATTGCCGACAGCGACGAGCACATCCGATTGCTGTTGGCTATATTTTGGATTGCGGGAAAAATGTAAGCCAATTTTTTTTGCTTTTCCTTCTTGCAGCAGTTTTTCGATGGCTTTCTTTTTAAGAAGATATAGAAAAGACGGATTTAACGCGGTTTTGGCATGGCGGTTAACGGTAAAAATCGCTTTTGCTAGGTTATCCACTGTCGGTTCTAACGGTTCCATCACCATGTCTCCTTTTTCATAGCATATCTCATCGTTTTTATTATACAAAATGAACATTTGCTTGCAAAATCGCTTTCGTTCGTTTGACGGTAAGCAGCGGCAGACAAAGAAGCGGACGTTTTTTAGCGGCGTTGTTTCACATTTCTTATGCTTGATGCTGCAGCGTAAAGACAGTAAGTTCTGGCGGTGAAAGAAAACGAAGCGGTATTCTTGTCGTGCCGAGTCCGCGGTTAACATATAACGTTAAATGGTTAATTTGATAAAACCCCTCATAATACGTTTCGGAAAGCGGCGGTGTTATGAGCGGGCCGATGAAAGGAAGCTGGACTTGCCCGCCATGGCTATGTCCCGATAACTGCAGGTGAACGGGATAACGGCTCATTTGCATAGCGCCATCCGGTTCATGCAATAACACGATCGTATAGGTCGAATCAGGGATTGATTTTATCATCTTAGAAAAATCCGGTTTGCCAAGCATCATATCATCCCCGCCGGCAATGGCAATGAAGCTTCGCGCTTTGCGAATGAGGGTATGTTCATTGACAAGCATTCGAAATCCGGCTTTCTCCATAATATCACGATAGATGTTTGTTCCATACCCGCCATGATCGTGATTTCCATAAATGCTGAATTTTCCAAGCGGGGCACGGATGCGCGAAAGTTCGCTGGCAACTGCCTCAATGTGCGGATATTTGTTTGGCTCATCCAATAAATCCCCTGTAAACAACACGATATCTGGCTGCAATTCGTTTATTTTTTGAATGATGCGGCGAAAACGTTTTAATCCGTAATAGTGGCCTAAATGAACGTCGCTAAATTGTAAAAGTTTGATTCCTGTAAATTCTTCCGGAATCAGCGGATGGGAAATGACATGATGAGTAACGGTTAATTGCCTTGGTTCAATAAAGCGCGCGTAGTAATAGCTCAATGATGTCGCCAGCATTCCGCCGGCACCAATGCCAAGCAATTTTTTTAAAAATGTTCGCCGATTCATCTTCGTTATTTCTAATCGTTCCATCATGTGCCGTCCTTTCACAATTAGTTTTATTATATGGAAAAAAGAAACAAAGGACAATAGGGAAGTAATAATGTTAGAAAATTCGTTCATTTTATAGTAAGATAAAAATGAATGAGTAATCAGTCATTGAGCAAAGGGGGAGAAACATGAACGGAAAAGTAATCATTATAACTGGCGGCTCGAGCGGGATGGGGAAATATATGGCAAAACGGTTTGTATCCGAAGGAGCAAATGTCGTTATAACAGGGAGACGTCTTGAAGCGCTTGAAGAAGCGAAAAAGGAAGTGGAATCTCCAAACGGGAAAGTTCTTCCAATTCAAATGGATGTGCGTGATCCTGAATTAGTCGCCGAAATGGTTAAGCGAACAGACGCGGAGTTTGGAAAAATTGATGCTCTCATTAATAATGCTGCCGGCAATTTTATTTGCCCTGCGGAGAAGCTGTCGATCAATGGCTGGAACAGCGTTATTAATATCGTATTAAACGGCACGTTTTATTGCAGCCGCGAGGTCGGAAATTATTGGATTAAAAATGGGCAAAAAGGTTCCATCATCAACATGGTTGCAACATATGCTTGGAACGCTGGCGCAGGCGTCATTCATTCCGCGTGCGCGAAAGCGGGCGTATTGGCAATGACAAGGACGCTTGCGGTAGAATGGGGACGGAAATACGGATTCCGCGTCAACGCGATTGCGCCCGGGCCAATTGAGCGGACAGGAGGAGCGGAACGGCTGTGGGAATCGGAAGAAGCGGAAAAGCGGACCATCGAAAGCGTTCCGTTAGGGCGCCTCGGCACACCGGAAGAAATTGCTGCGCTTGCTGCATTTCTTCTTTCTGATGATGCTGCTTATATCAATGGGGAATGCATCACAATGGACGGAGGGCAGTGGCTTAACCAACACCCATTTTGAAAGCGCATTCCGTCTGCTGCTTATCATCTACAGGAGCAGAATGGCAATAAAAAAGAAAACGCCGAATGAGCATACAAGCGGTTTCCTTGCATGAGGAAGCCGCTTTTTTCCAATGGTGTGATGGATCAATTTGCTGTTAGCAAGCTTGAGCATAAATGTCCCACGCAGTCTTTTTGGGTCGATGAAATCCCGAAACGATAGAACGGAAAATGAACGGGAACTTGACCTTCGATATAATTTTATTAGATAAAAATGTTGAATAAAAACAGACATAAAGAGGTTTGTTTCAAAGCAATGAAGAAATAGTAAAATGAAACTGATCCAACGATGAAACAATCGCCTCCAAACGATAGAGGGATGAGTCCATGTGAAGAAAAATGAATCTTCACGGCGAATAATGTTTCATATAAGATTTTAATTAACAGGTTTAATCATTAAACATGATTCATAACTTGGCAAAGTCGGCGTGTCATTAAAAGAGGTGAGCAAGATGGATGCATTAGACGTTATGGCGAATTTACAGAAAGTTTTTCCGCACTATCAAGCAATTTTTAGCGCTGATGAACATTGTGTCGTCGGATATGAAGTGCTGGGGAGATACGAATCAGAAACGGGCGTGGTAAGCCTTGGTCCGTTTTTTCATGACGAAACGATACCGGAAGAGTTTCGTTTAGAAGTCGATGAAATAGTAACAAAGAAAGCGCTTGATTATTTTCTTTCCCTTGATGATGATACACCGCTTATCTTTTTAAATCGTGATGCGAATTTATTGATGCTTGACCGCGCCGAGTCGTTTTTGCAGCTGCTTCTTCAGTATGAAGCGCGCGGGCTGGCGCTTGAGCGCATCGTGTTAGAGATTAATGAACAACATTTTAAAGGGGATTTGAATCAATTAAGCCATTTGTTAACATATATTCGCACATATGGAATTCAAATTGCGGTGGATAATATAGGCGAACATAGCAGCAATTTGGAGAGAATCGGGTTATTGTCGCCGGACGTTTTGAAAATTGATTTGCGCCAATTGCGGAAGGCATCGGTCAATCAAGCGTACCAAGATGTGATTTATTCCCTTTCCCTGCTCGCCCGTAAAATCGGGGCAACGCTTTTATACAAAGATATTGAAGCATCATTTCAATTGCAGTACGCATGGCGCAATGGCGGGCGTTATTACCAAGGATACTATTTGGCGAAACCGTCTGCCGAGCTGGTGCCGCGCAATATGTTAAAAGAGCGCCTGCGCCAAGAATGCCACCATTTTATTCAGCAAGAAAAGAAAAAACTAGAAACGCTCTATCATATTTCTGAACAGTTTCAGCAGCGGCTGACTGCACTTTTAGCAAAATATAAAAAAGTCTCTGATTTTAATGAACTGATCTCGCTTTTAGCCAATGAGCTGAATGACGTTTGCTTCCGCATTTATATTTGCGACGAAGACGGCTTTCAACAGTCGGCCAACATTTTCAAACAAGATAATCAATGGGAACTTCAACCGCAATATTATATGAAAAATTGGAGCTGGCGGCCGTACTTTTTAGAAAATATTATCCGGATGCGCTCACGCAAACGCGGAATTCTTTCCGATTTATACGCAGATATTGAGACAGGGGAAACGATCCGGACATATTCATACCCGATTGATGATCGCCATTATTTATTCATCGATCTATCATATAGTTATTTATTTGAACACGATGCCCATTTCTAAAACTGCATAAAATCTTTTCCTCGTGGTAAAGTAAGCATGAGGTGAAGAATAATGGCACAGTGGGCGTTTGCATTATCGATCATTGCCGTTTTTATAGCAGTTGCGGGCGGCGTGTACACATACCGTCTTGGCCGACAGCAAAAATGGCAGGGGGAGCTAGATGCCCCGCTCCCCGAGAAAGTGCAAGAACACGCTTATTTGCGCAACCCTGTTTTATTGGCATATGTTTCGGCTTTCTTATTAGCCGCGATTGTGATTTTGTTTTTGGCATTGCGTTATGGATAAAGCAAGGCAATATGAGCAGCCCTTTTGGGATTGCTCTTTTTTTATGCAATAGCGGGAAAAACGCATATGGGAATGAAGGGGAAAGTCTTTCTTTGCATTTTGCTGAATATATTGTTTCTGAAGGGGGAATGAAAATGGGGAAACAATTGCTGGAAATGTTATCGCATGAAGAGCAAATATTGCTTCTTGATATTTTGTTTGCACAGCAATATGCATTGGAGCTTATTAGTTGTGAACTCGCCGATATAGAAAATGGCGAGAAGCAAGTAGATGAAAAACGGCATCAGCAGCTTTTGCATTTATACGATCGGCTTCTTCAAAACATATGATTTTACATAATGCTATCGCTGAAAGTGAAGCGATAGTGATTTTTTTATAAGAAAACAATCAAAATATGATAAACTGAAAAAAGAAAACGCTGAAAAGAGAAAGGCGGAAAATGGGGATGACAATTTTTGAAAACAATGGGTTTGCACATATGACGATCGCGCAATTTCTGATTCCTTCCGATAAAGTCGCGCATGTCCAGCTTGGCAACTACTTAGACCATGCGTTATTAGTGTTAACGAAAACGGGATATTCCGCGATTCCTGTTTTGGATACTTCGTATAAACTTCATGGATTAATTAGCATGACAATGATTATGGATGCGATTTTAGGATTGGAACGCATCGAATTTGAACGGCTGGAAACAATGAAAGTGGAAGAAGTGATGAATAAAGACATTCCGCGCCTTTTATTGGATGATGACGTGTTGAAAGGGGTTGAGCTGATCGTAAATCATCCGTTTGTTTGTGTTGAAAATAAAGATGGCTATTTTGAAGGAATTTTTACTAGGCGGGAATTTTTAAAGCGTGTTAACAAACAGCTGCGTTTATGGAAATATCGCAACCACGTTTCATAAATAAAAAATTAGTGCTTGTCACTGTTATCTCTGTTCTGCTAAAGTAAAAAAGAGCAGAGAAGAAAAGGAGGATGTTTGGACATGAAAATGATGGATGCGAATGAAATTATCGCTTTTATTCAAAATAGTAAGAAAAAGACTCCTGTTAAAGTATACATAAAAGGAAATCTCGAGGGCATCGATTTTGGAGAGAACGCTAAAACGTTCATTGCCGGAAATACTGGCGTCATTTTCGGCGAATGGCAAGAAATTCAAGCAGCATTAGAAGCAAATAAAGACAAGATTGAAGATTATGTGATTGAAAATGACCGGCGCAATTCCGCGCTTCCTCTTCTTGATTTAAAAGAGGTAAAAGCGCGCATTGAACCGGGGGCGATCATTCGTGACCAAGTGGAAATTGGCGATAATGCGGTCATTATGATGGGGGCGGTCATCAACATTGGCGCCGTTGTTGGCGAAGGAACGATGATTGACATGAACGCGGTGCTCGGCGGGCGCGCGACGGTCGGGAAAAATTGCCATGTTGGTGCTGGCGCTGTCTTGGCGGGAGTTATCGAGCCTCCTTCTGCGAAACCGGTGATTGTCGAAGATGACGTTGTCATTGGCGCAAACGCCGTTATTTTAGAGGGGGTTACCGTTGGCAAGGGCGCTGTCGTTGCCGCTGGCGCTGTCGTGGTGGAAGATGTGCCGCCGTATACGGTTGTCGCCGGCGTTCCGGCGCGTGTCATAAAACAAATTGATGAAAAAACAAAAGCAAAAACGGAGATTAAGCAAGAGCTCCGTCAATTATAAAAAAACAAAAGCTGTCCATTCGCTTGGGCAGCTCTTTTTTCAATGGAGGAGATTCGTATGTCATCAATTAGCCCATTTGTTGCAATTCGCCGTGATTTGCATAAAATTCCTGAACTAGGCTTTCAAGAATTTAAAACACAGCAGTATTTATTGCGCTATATTCACACATTGCCGCAAGAACGGCTGGAAATAAAGACATGGAAAACAGGGATTTTTGTGAAAGTAAACGGAACAGACCCGCGAAAAATGATTGGCTATCGGACCGATATCGACGGTTTGCCGATTAAGGAGGAAACCGGCTTGCCGTACCGCTCGGAGCATGAAGGAAACATGCATGCATGCGGACATGATGTGCATATGAGCATCGCGCTCGGATTGCTTACACATTTTGCCGAGCACCCGATCAAAGATGACTTGCTGTTTATTTTCCAGCCGGCAGAGGAAGGACCGGGCGGAGCGAAGCCAATGTTAGAAAGCGAGATCATGCAAGCATGGAAGCCGGATATGATTATCGCTTTACATATTGCCCCGGAATACCCAGTCGGCACGATTGCGACGAAAGAAGGCTTGCTGTTTGCGAATACGTCAGAATTGTTTATTGACTTAAAAGGAAAAGGCGGGCACGCGGCGTTTCCGCACTTGGCGAACGATATGGTGGTTGCCGCCTGCTCGCTTGTTACGCAGCTTCAGTCTATCGTTGCGCGCAATGTCGATCCGCTTGACAGCGCCGTTATTACCATTGGAAAAATCTCCGGTGGCACCGTGCAAAATGTGATCGCGGAATGTGCGCGCTTGGAAGGAACGATCCGCACATTATCGGTTGATTCGATGAAAAAAGTGAAAGAGCGGATTGAAGCGATGGTGGATGGAATAAAGGTTGCGTATCAATGCGACGCGGAAATTGATTATGGCTCCATGTATCATCAAGTTTACAACGATCCGGGGTTGACGGCGGAATTTATCCGGTTTGCCGAAGACTATCCAGAAATTCGCTTCATTCGCTGTAAAGAAGCAATGACAGGGGAAGATTTTGGCTATATGCTTGCAGATATTCCGGGATTTATGTTTTGGCTTGGCGTCGATTCTCCCTACGGTTTGCATCATGCGAAGTTAGCGCCAAACGAAGCGGCGATTGATCAAGCGATTGCGTTTTTGACAGCGTACATTACATGGAAAGGGAATAAATGAATCATGAAAATGGTATAGTTCCACCTTCCTTAAGGCACATTATGTGTATGAGGAGGTGGATTGCTATGGCGAGGATCGGTGTCGAACATTCGTTAACAAACGTGCAAGAAGCGTTAAAGGAAAGAGGATATGAAGTCATACCGCTTCGCGGAGAAAATGACGCCAAAGGCTGCGATTGTTGCGTAATTACCGGCCAAGACGCGAATGTCATGGGCATTCAAAATGCAGTTGTTGCTTGTCCTGTGATCGAAGCGAGCGGTCTGACGGCGGAAGAAATTTGTCGAAAAGTTGACGAAAAAGTGCGCTAACGGTGAACGGGCTGGCTGTGCCAACAGCCCGTTTGTTTTAGCGAAACGGTTGATTGAGCAAATCATTTTATTTTTGATAGAGACTAATAATATACTAAAAATCAAAGAAATGTTTTTAAACGAAGTTGGGGCAGGCCAATATGGAAGCGGAGGTAGCAAAAAAATTACTTTCTTTTTAAATTAATTATCATTTAATATTGACTAAAAATAATAATCCCATTATAATATTACTCGACAATGTATGTTGTACCATCAAAAAAATATTTTGGAAAAAGAAAATGGAGGGATACATATGGCAGAACGCATGGTAGGAAAACAAGCACCTCGTTTTGACCTTCAAGCAGTATTGCCAAATGGCGATTTTGGCCGTGTCAGCCTTGAGGAAAACATGAAAAACGGCAAATGGACAGTTCTTTTCTTCTATCCAATGGACTTCACGTTCGTGTGCCCGACAGAAATTACGGCAATTTCTGACCGCTATGATGAATTTGAAGATTTAGATGCGGTTGTCATCGGCGTTTCGACAGACTCTGTCTATTCGCACCAAGCTTGGATGAAAGTGCCTCGCGAAGAAAACGGTATTGGCAAAATCAAATATCCTTTAGCGGCTGATCCTACTCATCAAGTTTCCCGCGACTACGGCGTCCTTATTGAAGAAGAAGGTGTTGCCCTCCGCGGTCTATTCATCATCGACCCAGAAGGCGAATTGAAATACGCCGTTGTTCATCATAACAACATCGGCCGCGATGTGGACGAAGTATTGCGTGTGCTTCAAGCGCTACAAACTGGCGGTCTTTGCCCGGCAAACTGGAAACCAGGTCAAAAAACATTAGATGTGTAATGGACAATATAAATAATGAAGAAAGGTCTAACTTGACGTTAGACCTTTCTTTAACAATGGAGGGATGAATATGAAATTGCGTGAACCAATGCCGGAATTAACGGGGGCTACTGCAACGTTAAACGGTGAAGTGACAAGAGAGCAATTGATCGGCGACAAGCCAACGTTAATCCATTTTTGGTCGGTAAGCTGCCACTTGTGCAAAGAAGCGATGCCGCAAGTCAATGAATTCCGTGACCGCTATAAAGATAAGCTAAATGTTGTTTCTGTTCATATGCCGCGTTCGGAAAACGATTTAGACATAGAGCTTGTCAAAAAAGTAGCGGAAGAACACGGCATTACGCAGCCGATTTTAGTCGATAATGAGCATAAAATTACTGACGCGTTTGAAAATCAATATGTTCCGGCTTATTATGTATTTGATGCTGAAGGAAAGCTTCGCCACTTCCAAGCTGGCGGAAGCGGCATGAAAATGTTGGAAAAGCGTGTGAACCGCGTGTTGGAAGAAAACGAAAACGCGCAGCAACAACAATAACAGGAGCAAGAGGAACGAATGCAGTTTCGTTCCTTTTTTCTTTGCGTTTTTTTGATAAAATATTACAATGAAAAGAGAAAATAAGCGGATATTGCCATTGGAGGAATGAATGTGAAGAAACAATATGCTGTGATCGGCCTTGGCCGTTTTGGCGGAAGCATTTGCCGCACGCTGAGCGAACAAGGAATGGAAGTGCTGGCAATCGATATCGATGAAGACCGCGTGAATGAATTCGCTTCGATCGCCTCTTATGCGGTTGTTGGGGACGCAACGGACGAAAACGTGTTAAAAAGTTTAGGAATCCGCAATTTTGACCATGTGATTGTTGCGATCGGCGATAATATTCAAGCAAGCATTTTAACGACATTAATTTTAAAAGAATTAGGCGTTCAACATATTACCGTTAAAGCAACGAATGATTATCATGAAAAAGTGTTGCAAAAAATCGGCGCTGATCAAATTGTTCACCCAGAGCGGGACATGGGCGAACGAATCGCCAATAATTTGCTTTCTAGCAATGTGCTTGATTATCTGGAGCTGTCGGATAAGCATAGCATCGTCGAAATTGTGGCAAGCGAGCGGTTAGACGGACATTCGCTGTTGGAGCTTGATATCCGCGCCCGCTATGGGATTAACATTGTTGCCATTAAACGTGGCGCGGATGTGATTGTATCGCCGTTGGCATCTGAAATTATTCGCAAGGGCGACATTTTAGTCGTGATCGGTGCGGATGAGGATATCGATCGTTTTGAAGAAAAAGCGGTAAGCAAATAAAAACAGCTATTCCGAAGCACGGAACAGCTGTTTTTTTATTTATATTTCCATAATAATTGGTAAAATCATCGGTCTCCGCTTCGTTTTTTCATATAAAAACGGAGCAAGCGTATCGGTAATTTCATTTTTTATTTCCGACCACTGGTTTGTTTTGCGTTCGAGCACTTTTTCAAGGTGTTTCGTAATGAGCGCTTGTGCGTCGCTGATTAAATCACCGGATTCGCGCATATACACAAACCCGCGCGAAATAATATCCGGGCCGGCCGCGATTTTGAAATCTTTCATATTGATGCTGACAACGACGATGACAAGCCCTTCCTCTGACAAAATGCGGCGGTCGCGCAAGACGATGTTACCGATGTCGCCGACACCGCTGCCGTCAATATAAACAGAGCCGGACGGGATTTTGCCGACGATGTGGGCGTCGTTTTCGCTGAGGCCAAGCACTTCACCGTTATCCATGATAAAACAATTTTCCTCCGGCACTCCGCAATCTATCGCGAGCTTCGCGTGCATTTTTTGCATGCGGTACTCTCCGTGAATCGGCATAAAATATTTCGGTTTCATCAAGCGGATCATCAGCTTCTGCTCTTCTTGCCCGCCATGCCCGGATGTGTGAATATCGTTCAGCGGGCCATGAATGACTTCAGCGCCGGCGCGGTAAAGCATATTAATCGTCCGATTAACGCTTACCGTATTGCCCGGAATCGGCGATGAAGAAAAGACGACGGTGTCGCCAGGGATAATTTGAATTTGCCGGTGGGTGCCGTTGGCAATGCGCGACAGCGCCGCCATCGGCTCGCCTTGGCTGCCAGTACATAAAATCGTCACGCGGTTGGCAGGAAGGCGGTTGATTTCATTGGCATCCACAAAAGTATCTTTAGGACATCTAATGTAACCGAGCTCTTGTCCGATTTCAATGGCTGCTTCCATGCTTCTTCCAAATACAGCGATTTTCCGGTTATTCATTACAGCCGCTTCCGTTACTTGCTGTAGCCGATGGATATTGGAAGCAAATGTCGCAAAAATAATCCGTCCTTGCACTTTCCGGAAAATGTCATGAATGCTTTCGCCGACGCGGCGCTCGGACATGGTGAAGTGCGGGATTTCACTATTTGTGCTGTCGGAAAGCAAACAAAGGACACCTTCTTTGCCGATTTCCGCCATTTTTGTTAAGTTTGCCGGCTCACCGACAGGAGTGAAGTCAAATTTGAAATCTCCCGTATGAACGATTTGTCCTACAGGAGTTTTCACAACAATTCCGTAACTGTCAGGAATGCTGTGCGTCGTCCGGAAAAATGTCACCGCTGTTTTTCGGAAGCGGATGACATCGTCTTCGCGAATTTCAATCAGTTTCGCTTGCCGAAGAAGCCCGTGCTCCTCCAGCTTGTTGCGGATAAGCCCTAACGCTAATTTTCCGCCGTAGATTGGAATATTTATTTGCTTTAGCAAGTATGGAATTCCACCGATATGGTCTTCATGCCCGTGAGTAATAAACAATCCTTTTACTTTTTCCGCATTTTTGACTAAATACGTGTAATCGGGAATGACGTAATCAATTCCGAGCAACTCATCTTCAGGGAATTTAATTCCGGCGTCGATTACAATAATTTCATCTTGAAATTGCACGCCATATGTATTTTTCCCGATTTCTCCCAATCCGCCGAGGGCAAATACGCCAACTTGATGATCATTTAAAAACTTCATATTCAAATCTCCAATACTTTAAAATCTGGATTTTTCTTTTCATATTCTAAGTGAGCACCCTTAAGCGGCTGAATGTATTCGATATTCATGGTGCGTCCTTGCAGTTTTTGGCGTACTTCCCGTTCCGATTCCGCTTCAATATATAGCGTTTTTGTTTTTTCTCTCACAGGCACTTCATCAGGGTTTTCTTGGTAAAACACTTTGAAAATCATTCGAAAATCTCTCCTTATAAACAATGGTTTCTTTAACTTTTTTATTATATATAAAAATAGCGATAGTTTTCATGCATTTTCATCATCATATCCAATGTTGCGGGAAAAATATAGAGGGAAAACGCTCGCTTTTACTATCTTTGACGAATTTTGCTTTTTTTATTTGCTGGTTTTCAGAAAGGAGCCCTTCGTGATGGAAGGGCGTTTATTGTAGCGGTTTAGGCAATCGATTTTTTCCGGAGCAGATCTTTCCATTGTTGAAGCAGCTTTTTTTTCAGCTTTTTCAACATTTTTCATCACTCCTTAATTCCTATTGTACTCATTTCTTAGCGAAAGTAAATGTTCTTCCTATATTATATTATATGTAAGCGGAGGCTTGTTTTTCATGGATAAAAGTGGATAAGGATAAGGCCAGTAATGAATTGACATTTTCTGCTTTTTT
Protein-coding regions in this window:
- a CDS encoding YkyB family protein yields the protein MEPLEPTVDNLAKAIFTVNRHAKTALNPSFLYLLKKKAIEKLLQEGKAKKIGLHFSRNPKYSQQQSDVLVAVGNYYFHIPPTKEDFAHLPHLGALNDSYRNPVARMPLSQAKTLLQAYTGIKETPPKRRNPYQKPVFKRLGESYY
- a CDS encoding metallophosphoesterase codes for the protein MERLEITKMNRRTFLKKLLGIGAGGMLATSLSYYYARFIEPRQLTVTHHVISHPLIPEEFTGIKLLQFSDVHLGHYYGLKRFRRIIQKINELQPDIVLFTGDLLDEPNKYPHIEAVASELSRIRAPLGKFSIYGNHDHGGYGTNIYRDIMEKAGFRMLVNEHTLIRKARSFIAIAGGDDMMLGKPDFSKMIKSIPDSTYTIVLLHEPDGAMQMSRYPVHLQLSGHSHGGQVQLPFIGPLITPPLSETYYEGFYQINHLTLYVNRGLGTTRIPLRFLSPPELTVFTLQHQA
- the fadH gene encoding 2,4-dienoyl-CoA reductase; its protein translation is MNGKVIIITGGSSGMGKYMAKRFVSEGANVVITGRRLEALEEAKKEVESPNGKVLPIQMDVRDPELVAEMVKRTDAEFGKIDALINNAAGNFICPAEKLSINGWNSVINIVLNGTFYCSREVGNYWIKNGQKGSIINMVATYAWNAGAGVIHSACAKAGVLAMTRTLAVEWGRKYGFRVNAIAPGPIERTGGAERLWESEEAEKRTIESVPLGRLGTPEEIAALAAFLLSDDAAYINGECITMDGGQWLNQHPF
- a CDS encoding EAL domain-containing protein — encoded protein: MDALDVMANLQKVFPHYQAIFSADEHCVVGYEVLGRYESETGVVSLGPFFHDETIPEEFRLEVDEIVTKKALDYFLSLDDDTPLIFLNRDANLLMLDRAESFLQLLLQYEARGLALERIVLEINEQHFKGDLNQLSHLLTYIRTYGIQIAVDNIGEHSSNLERIGLLSPDVLKIDLRQLRKASVNQAYQDVIYSLSLLARKIGATLLYKDIEASFQLQYAWRNGGRYYQGYYLAKPSAELVPRNMLKERLRQECHHFIQQEKKKLETLYHISEQFQQRLTALLAKYKKVSDFNELISLLANELNDVCFRIYICDEDGFQQSANIFKQDNQWELQPQYYMKNWSWRPYFLENIIRMRSRKRGILSDLYADIETGETIRTYSYPIDDRHYLFIDLSYSYLFEHDAHF
- the abbA gene encoding antirepressor AbbA translates to MGKQLLEMLSHEEQILLLDILFAQQYALELISCELADIENGEKQVDEKRHQQLLHLYDRLLQNI
- the cbpB gene encoding cyclic-di-AMP-binding protein CbpB, yielding MTIFENNGFAHMTIAQFLIPSDKVAHVQLGNYLDHALLVLTKTGYSAIPVLDTSYKLHGLISMTMIMDAILGLERIEFERLETMKVEEVMNKDIPRLLLDDDVLKGVELIVNHPFVCVENKDGYFEGIFTRREFLKRVNKQLRLWKYRNHVS
- the dapD gene encoding 2,3,4,5-tetrahydropyridine-2,6-dicarboxylate N-acetyltransferase: MKMMDANEIIAFIQNSKKKTPVKVYIKGNLEGIDFGENAKTFIAGNTGVIFGEWQEIQAALEANKDKIEDYVIENDRRNSALPLLDLKEVKARIEPGAIIRDQVEIGDNAVIMMGAVINIGAVVGEGTMIDMNAVLGGRATVGKNCHVGAGAVLAGVIEPPSAKPVIVEDDVVIGANAVILEGVTVGKGAVVAAGAVVVEDVPPYTVVAGVPARVIKQIDEKTKAKTEIKQELRQL
- a CDS encoding N-acetyldiaminopimelate deacetylase translates to MSSISPFVAIRRDLHKIPELGFQEFKTQQYLLRYIHTLPQERLEIKTWKTGIFVKVNGTDPRKMIGYRTDIDGLPIKEETGLPYRSEHEGNMHACGHDVHMSIALGLLTHFAEHPIKDDLLFIFQPAEEGPGGAKPMLESEIMQAWKPDMIIALHIAPEYPVGTIATKEGLLFANTSELFIDLKGKGGHAAFPHLANDMVVAACSLVTQLQSIVARNVDPLDSAVITIGKISGGTVQNVIAECARLEGTIRTLSVDSMKKVKERIEAMVDGIKVAYQCDAEIDYGSMYHQVYNDPGLTAEFIRFAEDYPEIRFIRCKEAMTGEDFGYMLADIPGFMFWLGVDSPYGLHHAKLAPNEAAIDQAIAFLTAYITWKGNK
- a CDS encoding YkuS family protein, which produces MARIGVEHSLTNVQEALKERGYEVIPLRGENDAKGCDCCVITGQDANVMGIQNAVVACPVIEASGLTAEEICRKVDEKVR
- a CDS encoding peroxiredoxin, which encodes MAERMVGKQAPRFDLQAVLPNGDFGRVSLEENMKNGKWTVLFFYPMDFTFVCPTEITAISDRYDEFEDLDAVVIGVSTDSVYSHQAWMKVPREENGIGKIKYPLAADPTHQVSRDYGVLIEEEGVALRGLFIIDPEGELKYAVVHHNNIGRDVDEVLRVLQALQTGGLCPANWKPGQKTLDV
- a CDS encoding TlpA family protein disulfide reductase gives rise to the protein MKLREPMPELTGATATLNGEVTREQLIGDKPTLIHFWSVSCHLCKEAMPQVNEFRDRYKDKLNVVSVHMPRSENDLDIELVKKVAEEHGITQPILVDNEHKITDAFENQYVPAYYVFDAEGKLRHFQAGGSGMKMLEKRVNRVLEENENAQQQQ
- a CDS encoding potassium channel family protein, with product MNVKKQYAVIGLGRFGGSICRTLSEQGMEVLAIDIDEDRVNEFASIASYAVVGDATDENVLKSLGIRNFDHVIVAIGDNIQASILTTLILKELGVQHITVKATNDYHEKVLQKIGADQIVHPERDMGERIANNLLSSNVLDYLELSDKHSIVEIVASERLDGHSLLELDIRARYGINIVAIKRGADVIVSPLASEIIRKGDILVVIGADEDIDRFEEKAVSK